In the Euphorbia lathyris chromosome 5, ddEupLath1.1, whole genome shotgun sequence genome, one interval contains:
- the LOC136230533 gene encoding uncharacterized protein isoform X1, translating into MFKGSILRRFTDCSFDSSDCSWPQLFMAQCYKAIILKEVCKNVALTKNIVNFVNQMENTKKPLPVDFGTINEMLKLATQNLHYVNLLPSILCSARFDLEVEEKSRIKCCAFIRECKICLSISIFLY; encoded by the exons ATGTTCAAGG GTTCTATCCTTCGAAGGTTCACAGATTGTAGCTTCGACTCTTCAGATTGTTCTTGGCCTCAACTATTTATGGCGCAATGTTACAAG GCTATAATCTTAAAAGAAGTCTGTAAAAATGTAGCTCTTACTAAGAATATTGTGAACTTTGTTAATCAAATGGAGAACACAAAGAAGCCACTGCCAGTTGATTTTGGCACCATTAATGAAATGCTTAAGTTGGCTACTCAAAATCTGCATTATGTCAATCTTCTACCATCAATT CTATGTTCTGCTAGATTTGATTTGGAAGTAGAAGAAAAATCCAGAATAAAGTGTTGTGCTTTTATCAGAGAATGCAAGATATGCCTCTCAATATCCATTTTCTTGTATTAA
- the LOC136230533 gene encoding uncharacterized protein isoform X2 produces the protein MFKGSILRRFTDCSFDSSDCSWPQLFMAQCYKAIILKEVCKNVALTKNIVNFVNQMENTKKPLPVDFGTINEMLKLATQNLHYVNLLPSIAECL, from the exons ATGTTCAAGG GTTCTATCCTTCGAAGGTTCACAGATTGTAGCTTCGACTCTTCAGATTGTTCTTGGCCTCAACTATTTATGGCGCAATGTTACAAG GCTATAATCTTAAAAGAAGTCTGTAAAAATGTAGCTCTTACTAAGAATATTGTGAACTTTGTTAATCAAATGGAGAACACAAAGAAGCCACTGCCAGTTGATTTTGGCACCATTAATGAAATGCTTAAGTTGGCTACTCAAAATCTGCATTATGTCAATCTTCTACCATCAATT gcTGAATGTCTATAG